A window from Drosophila takahashii strain IR98-3 E-12201 unplaced genomic scaffold, DtakHiC1v2 scaffold_48, whole genome shotgun sequence encodes these proteins:
- the LOC138914601 gene encoding nuclear transcription factor Y subunit beta-like — MSQKEMWQFMQQQGYQMGFQQQQPMVQQQQSMLQQQQPMVQQQQPMLQQQPLLLQQQQPQLQQHQFQQQQFQLVQPMQSQQKQEQQMQSQPSLMWGYVQPQPQPQARRRRSQKNSRF; from the coding sequence ATGTCCCAGAAGGAAATGTGGCAATTTATGCAGCAGCAGGGCTATCAAATGGGgttccaacaacaacagcccatggtccagcagcaacaatccATGCTCCAACAGCAACAGCCCATGGtccaacagcaacagccaaTGCTCCAGCAGCAACCGCTACTGCTCCAACAGCAACAGCCGCAGCTCCAACAGCATCAgtttcagcagcagcagttccaGTTGGTGCAGCCGATGCAGTCGCAGcagaagcaggagcagcagatgCAGTCGCAGCCGAGTTTGATGTGGGGCTATGTGCAGCCCCAACCCCAACCCCAGGCCCGACGCAGGCGCAGCCAAAAAAATTCAAGGTTTTAG